A single window of Anaerolineales bacterium DNA harbors:
- a CDS encoding polyprenyl synthetase family protein, which produces METTTVTFFDLIRSQLSEVEQKMRISPGQHDPNLIAALEHILSSGGKRIRPALVLLSAGMLGADCEDAITLAASVEMLHTATLVHDDLIDGASLRRGIPTINATLGPGTTVLTGDYIFARAAYLAAEIGRQALMKIFARTLMTIVNGEISQMYATSSNDDGIPDYLERIYAKTASLFEVSTEGAAILSDVDEATLSAMKSFGYNIGMAFQIVDDILDFTADQERLGKPAANDLRQGLITLPVLCYLSSISDGGKLRNQIAEQKCDEETLTEITSAIRSSNAIEQALDQAREFVETGRVILKDMPANQERRALYELADHIITRNS; this is translated from the coding sequence ATGGAAACGACGACCGTAACCTTCTTTGATCTCATCCGCTCCCAACTTTCCGAGGTGGAGCAGAAGATGCGCATCAGTCCGGGTCAACACGACCCGAACTTGATTGCCGCGCTCGAACACATCCTCTCATCCGGCGGGAAACGCATCCGGCCGGCCTTGGTCCTGCTTTCAGCGGGCATGTTGGGCGCCGATTGTGAAGATGCGATCACACTTGCAGCTTCGGTGGAGATGCTGCATACGGCGACCCTCGTCCACGACGACCTGATCGACGGCGCTTCCTTGCGCAGAGGGATTCCGACCATCAACGCCACACTAGGACCCGGCACAACGGTATTGACGGGGGATTACATCTTCGCCCGCGCCGCGTACCTGGCGGCAGAAATCGGTCGACAGGCGCTGATGAAAATCTTCGCCCGCACGCTGATGACGATCGTCAATGGAGAAATCTCGCAGATGTACGCCACAAGCAGCAACGACGACGGCATCCCGGATTACCTCGAACGTATCTACGCAAAAACCGCCTCGCTGTTCGAAGTCTCCACGGAAGGCGCCGCGATCCTGAGCGATGTCGATGAAGCTACGCTTTCTGCGATGAAATCGTTCGGATACAACATCGGCATGGCGTTTCAGATCGTGGATGACATATTGGATTTCACCGCCGATCAGGAACGGCTTGGAAAACCCGCCGCCAACGATCTACGACAGGGCTTGATCACCCTCCCGGTACTTTGTTATCTCTCATCGATTTCCGATGGTGGGAAATTGCGCAATCAGATTGCCGAGCAGAAATGTGACGAAGAAACGCTTACAGAAATCACCTCTGCGATCCGTTCCTCGAACGCGATAGAGCAAGCACTCGACCAGGCTCGAGAATTCGTCGAAACGGGAAGGGTCATCTTGAAGGACATGCCCGCCAATCAGGAACGAAGGGCTTTATACGAACTCGCAGATCACATCATCACCCGCAATTCATGA
- a CDS encoding TatD family hydrolase: MNASTRRLADTHCHLVLAQFDKDRIEVIERAQEAGVERILVPGIDLITSRLAVELSQSNANIHAAVGIHPHDARTWDSNTAAEIGELARSAGVVAIGEIGLDYYRNLSTPQQQKHAFLDQLTLAAEIGLPVVIHNREATQDVIENLLQWSRDLPESLRGRAGVLHAYSADIETALLAAEAGFYFGVAGPVTFRSAEPLREVVSQIPITRLLLETDSPYLTPQPFRGKRNEPAYVRFIAEKFAGIMGINESQAADATWQNAATLFDWNHGNDDRNLL, from the coding sequence AAGGAGACTCGCCGACACACACTGCCATCTCGTGCTGGCCCAGTTCGACAAGGATCGAATCGAAGTAATCGAACGAGCCCAAGAAGCGGGCGTGGAGCGCATTCTCGTTCCGGGAATCGATCTCATAACCAGCCGACTGGCGGTAGAATTATCACAGAGTAACGCGAATATACATGCGGCTGTTGGAATTCACCCACATGACGCTCGTACGTGGGATTCCAACACTGCGGCGGAGATCGGCGAGCTCGCCCGTTCTGCGGGTGTCGTTGCGATAGGCGAAATCGGGCTGGATTACTACCGGAACCTTTCCACGCCGCAGCAGCAAAAACACGCCTTCCTGGATCAATTAACACTCGCCGCCGAGATTGGACTGCCCGTCGTGATTCATAATCGTGAAGCGACACAGGATGTTATTGAAAATTTACTTCAATGGTCTCGAGATCTACCCGAATCCCTTCGAGGACGTGCCGGCGTGCTGCATGCGTATTCAGCGGACATCGAGACCGCTCTTCTCGCCGCAGAAGCTGGTTTCTATTTCGGTGTGGCGGGCCCGGTGACCTTTCGCAGCGCAGAGCCTTTACGTGAAGTCGTGTCGCAAATACCGATCACGAGGTTATTACTGGAAACGGATTCCCCCTATCTCACACCGCAGCCCTTTCGCGGCAAACGCAACGAACCTGCCTACGTGAGATTTATTGCCGAGAAATTTGCGGGTATCATGGGGATAAACGAGAGTCAGGCAGCGGATGCAACTTGGCAAAATGCCGCGACTCTCTTCGATTGGAATCATGGAAACGACGACCGTAACCTTCTTTGA